A part of Nocardioides sp. WS12 genomic DNA contains:
- a CDS encoding DegT/DnrJ/EryC1/StrS family aminotransferase: MTDSAIQNIPAARPVIDESDIQAVVDVMRSGMVVQGPQVKAFEEEFSAVVDGRHCVAVNSGTSALHLTLLALGFGPGDEVICPSFTFAATANAIRLVGATPVFADIQADTFNINPAAVEALVGPKTVAIMPVHLYGLPADMTALNAIADRHKLAIVEDAAQAHLAAIDGRPVGSLGTAGCFSFYPTKNMHSLEGGMITTADAELARQLRLLRNQGMEQRYANEVVGTNTRMTDVAAAVGRNQLRRLAGWTDQRRANAATLTAGITTAATPVVPEGYLHSYHQYTVRSAERDALQARLTEQKIGSATYYPTPVHRLKPFLNEAGVPDPRWELPETEKAALEALSLPVFPTLTAEELDRIVAAVNA; this comes from the coding sequence ATGACCGACTCCGCGATTCAGAACATCCCGGCCGCCCGGCCGGTGATCGACGAATCCGACATCCAGGCCGTTGTCGACGTCATGCGCTCCGGCATGGTGGTCCAGGGCCCGCAGGTGAAGGCGTTCGAGGAGGAGTTCTCCGCAGTCGTCGACGGACGCCACTGCGTCGCCGTCAACAGCGGTACGTCGGCACTGCACCTCACCCTGCTCGCCCTCGGCTTCGGTCCGGGCGACGAGGTGATCTGCCCGTCCTTCACCTTCGCGGCCACCGCCAATGCGATCCGCCTCGTCGGCGCGACCCCGGTCTTCGCCGACATCCAGGCGGACACCTTCAACATCAATCCCGCCGCCGTCGAGGCGCTCGTGGGGCCGAAGACCGTCGCGATCATGCCGGTTCACCTCTACGGCCTGCCTGCTGACATGACGGCCCTCAACGCGATCGCGGACCGGCACAAGCTCGCGATCGTCGAGGATGCCGCCCAGGCGCACCTCGCGGCGATCGACGGTCGCCCGGTCGGCTCGCTCGGCACCGCCGGCTGCTTCAGCTTCTACCCGACCAAGAACATGCACTCCCTCGAGGGCGGCATGATCACCACGGCCGACGCCGAACTCGCCCGCCAGCTGCGCCTGCTGCGCAACCAGGGCATGGAGCAGCGCTACGCCAACGAGGTCGTCGGCACCAACACGCGGATGACCGACGTCGCCGCCGCGGTCGGCCGCAACCAGTTGCGCCGCCTTGCCGGTTGGACGGACCAGCGTCGGGCCAACGCGGCCACGCTGACCGCCGGGATCACGACAGCGGCCACGCCGGTCGTGCCCGAGGGCTACCTGCACTCGTACCACCAGTACACCGTCCGGTCCGCGGAGCGCGACGCCCTCCAGGCCCGGCTCACCGAGCAGAAGATCGGCAGCGCGACGTACTACCCGACGCCGGTGCACCGCTTGAAGCCGTTCCTCAACGAGGCCGGTGTGCCGGACCCCCGCTGGGAGCTGCCGGAGACCGAGAAGGCGGCCCTCGAGGCCCTGTCCCTGCCGGTGTTCCCGACGCTGACGGCCGAAGAACTCGACCGCATCGTCGCGGCGGTGAACGCATGA
- a CDS encoding Gfo/Idh/MocA family oxidoreductase has translation MTLKAGLVGLGAMGRNHARILSILDDVEFVGAADAVVTDQRVSHGAPIVPDVDALIALKPDYVVVAAPTGTHEEIGLKLAAAGIHALIEKPLAPSVEGAKRLVDAFAEGGLIGGVGHIERYNPALQSLRARLAAGDLGEIYQVVTRRQGPFPGRIADVGVVKDLATHDIDLTAWVTGQNYVSVSARAARRSGREHEDLIVVVGELDGGAVVNHLVNWLSPLKERSTVITGERGAFVADTLTADLTFYANGAVPTEWEAVSAFRGVVEGDVTRFAIPKREPLLREHEQFRDAVLGKESDIVTLAQGMRTVEVAAGILASSKDGGAVRL, from the coding sequence ATGACGCTGAAGGCTGGCCTGGTCGGCCTGGGCGCCATGGGGCGCAACCACGCGCGCATCCTGTCGATCCTCGACGACGTCGAGTTCGTCGGTGCCGCCGACGCCGTCGTCACCGACCAGCGGGTCTCGCACGGCGCGCCGATCGTCCCGGACGTCGACGCCCTGATCGCGCTCAAGCCCGACTACGTCGTCGTCGCCGCTCCGACCGGCACTCACGAGGAGATCGGCCTCAAGCTCGCGGCCGCTGGCATCCATGCCCTGATCGAGAAGCCGCTCGCCCCGTCGGTCGAAGGAGCCAAACGCCTCGTCGACGCGTTCGCCGAGGGTGGACTCATTGGCGGCGTCGGCCACATCGAGCGCTACAACCCTGCCCTGCAGAGCCTGCGCGCCCGTCTCGCCGCCGGCGACCTCGGCGAGATCTACCAGGTCGTCACCCGCCGCCAGGGTCCGTTCCCCGGCCGCATCGCCGACGTCGGTGTGGTCAAGGATCTTGCGACCCACGACATCGACCTCACCGCGTGGGTCACCGGACAGAACTACGTCTCGGTCTCCGCGCGGGCTGCCCGCCGCAGCGGCCGCGAGCACGAAGACCTGATCGTGGTCGTCGGCGAGCTCGACGGTGGCGCGGTGGTCAACCACCTCGTCAACTGGCTGAGCCCGCTCAAGGAGCGGTCCACGGTCATCACCGGCGAGCGTGGTGCGTTCGTCGCCGACACCCTGACCGCTGACCTGACCTTCTACGCCAACGGTGCAGTGCCGACCGAGTGGGAAGCCGTCAGCGCCTTCCGCGGCGTCGTCGAGGGTGACGTCACCCGGTTCGCGATCCCGAAGCGGGAGCCGCTGCTGCGCGAGCACGAGCAGTTCCGTGACGCCGTGCTCGGCAAGGAGTCCGACATCGTCACGCTCGCCCAGGGCATGCGGACCGTCGAGGTTGCTGCCGGGATCCTCGCTTCTTCGAAGGACGGTGGAGCGGTCCGGCTCTAG
- a CDS encoding glycosyltransferase family 2 protein → MGTPAVDVTVIIPVYNTVDYLSACLDSLVGQTIGHERLEVVAVDDGSTDGSGELLEKYAASYSGVVRVFHQENSGGPARPCNAGLEHATGRYVFFLGSDDYLALDALERLVQRADQWQADVVVPVAEGVNGRHVDQRLFGSEHPDLAYPGTLLPYSLSNTKLYRRDLVVEHGLRYPLDLRVGSDQPFTLAALRAARRIGVLGAPTAYFAVKRTDDSNISYNIDWPTRLADLTAVVEHLCEIEPEGDDRDALLVRHFSWEFDKLITRDLPQLSDEDGAGLVAALAVLAERYLTEGVRRRLIVPRRIRWHHVVAGDLAAVRASSEEAPPIGQLLVDAGGAFRRLPGFRDGLPDDLFAIPQGAITPWTKSIETDATVRLDGHTITLIAETTTLDPASAQHARLTLSPVNEGGEPREALDLPPADGPPVLASAPVTIDADGAVRAEIDLAPFVERGIRRAGLRLRFETDGRTIDRPIRVPVSAVSEVATPSRKLTVTVTSSTENRVLVDVAVPRTLARRAAGRLRREFGRLGSN, encoded by the coding sequence ATGGGAACCCCCGCAGTCGACGTCACCGTCATCATTCCGGTCTACAACACCGTCGACTACCTGAGCGCCTGCCTCGATTCGCTGGTTGGCCAGACCATCGGCCACGAACGCCTCGAGGTCGTGGCGGTCGACGACGGGTCGACGGACGGCAGCGGGGAACTGCTCGAGAAGTACGCGGCGTCGTACTCCGGGGTCGTCCGGGTGTTCCACCAGGAGAATTCGGGCGGCCCGGCCCGGCCCTGCAACGCCGGTCTCGAGCACGCGACCGGGCGCTACGTGTTCTTCCTCGGCTCCGACGACTACCTCGCCCTCGATGCGCTGGAGCGCCTGGTCCAGCGCGCCGACCAGTGGCAGGCGGACGTCGTCGTGCCGGTGGCCGAGGGCGTCAACGGTCGGCACGTCGACCAGCGCCTGTTCGGGAGTGAGCACCCGGACCTGGCCTACCCCGGCACGTTGCTTCCCTACTCGCTGTCGAACACGAAGCTGTATCGCCGCGACCTCGTCGTCGAGCACGGGTTGCGCTACCCGCTCGACCTGCGCGTCGGCAGCGACCAGCCCTTCACGCTCGCGGCACTCCGCGCGGCACGGCGGATCGGCGTGCTGGGTGCCCCGACGGCGTACTTCGCGGTCAAGCGGACCGACGACAGCAACATCAGTTACAACATCGACTGGCCGACCCGTCTGGCCGACCTGACCGCGGTCGTCGAGCACCTCTGCGAGATCGAGCCGGAGGGTGACGACCGTGACGCGTTGCTCGTCCGGCACTTCTCGTGGGAGTTCGACAAGCTCATCACCCGCGACCTGCCGCAACTCTCCGACGAGGACGGGGCCGGCCTCGTCGCCGCGCTGGCGGTGCTCGCGGAGCGCTACCTCACCGAGGGCGTACGGCGCCGGCTCATCGTGCCGCGACGGATTCGCTGGCACCACGTCGTCGCGGGCGACCTGGCCGCGGTCCGCGCGTCCTCCGAGGAGGCTCCGCCCATCGGGCAACTGTTGGTCGACGCGGGCGGTGCGTTCCGGCGCCTGCCCGGGTTCCGCGACGGGCTCCCCGATGACTTGTTCGCGATCCCGCAAGGCGCCATCACTCCGTGGACGAAGAGCATCGAGACGGACGCAACGGTTCGCCTGGACGGCCACACGATCACCCTGATCGCGGAGACCACCACGCTCGACCCGGCGTCGGCGCAGCACGCCCGGCTGACACTCAGCCCCGTCAACGAGGGCGGCGAACCTCGCGAGGCGCTCGACCTTCCCCCGGCCGACGGCCCCCCGGTGCTGGCCAGTGCCCCGGTGACCATCGACGCCGACGGAGCCGTTCGGGCGGAGATCGACCTGGCGCCGTTTGTCGAACGGGGCATCCGCCGCGCGGGACTCCGGCTCCGATTCGAGACCGACGGGCGGACCATTGATCGCCCGATCCGCGTACCCGTGAGCGCTGTCTCCGAGGTGGCCACCCCATCGCGGAAGCTCACCGTGACAGTGACATCATCGACCGAGAATCGGGTCCTGGTGGACGTGGCCGTCCCGCGGACACTCGCCCGCCGGGCAGCCGGACGGCTGCGACGCGAATTCGGTCGGCTCGGAAGCAACTGA
- a CDS encoding nucleotide sugar dehydrogenase translates to MDICVVALGKIGLPLAVQFASKGHRVIGADVDKFAVDMVNRGEEPFPGEAHLAEKLREAVDAGLLSATTDTTAAVAAAQAVVIVVPLFVAADGTPSWDWMDAATEAVGRGLKPGTLVSYETTLPIGTTRNRFGPKLEELSGLKAGEDFHLVFSPERVLTGRVFEDLRKYPKLIGGINQASADAAMDFYRAVLDFDDRPDLADANGVWDLGSSEASEFAKLAETTYRDVNIGLANQFARYADQIDVDVLKVIDASNSQPYSHIHRPGIAVGGHCIPIYPRLYLWNDPAATVVTAAREANAGMPSYALDLLAAAHGDLTGVPVLVLGAAYRGAVKETAFSGVFPLVEGLKARGAVPFVSDPMYTDAELEALGLPAHAGEPVTAAIVQADHPEYKKLTPADLPGVTVLVDGRRATDADAWNVEGVRRVVIGG, encoded by the coding sequence GTGGACATCTGTGTGGTCGCGCTCGGCAAGATCGGGCTCCCGCTGGCGGTGCAGTTCGCCAGCAAGGGTCACCGCGTCATCGGTGCAGACGTCGACAAGTTCGCCGTCGACATGGTCAACCGCGGCGAAGAGCCGTTCCCCGGTGAGGCCCACCTCGCCGAGAAGCTCCGCGAGGCCGTCGACGCCGGACTGTTGTCGGCCACCACCGACACCACCGCCGCAGTCGCCGCCGCGCAGGCAGTCGTCATCGTCGTACCCCTCTTCGTGGCGGCGGACGGTACGCCGAGCTGGGACTGGATGGACGCGGCGACCGAGGCCGTGGGCCGCGGCCTGAAGCCGGGCACCCTGGTCAGTTACGAGACGACCCTGCCGATCGGCACCACGCGCAACCGCTTCGGGCCGAAGCTCGAGGAGCTCTCCGGGCTCAAGGCCGGCGAGGACTTCCACCTGGTGTTCAGCCCCGAGCGGGTGCTCACCGGCCGGGTGTTTGAGGACCTCCGCAAGTACCCGAAGCTCATCGGTGGCATCAACCAGGCCTCGGCCGACGCGGCGATGGACTTCTACCGCGCCGTGCTCGACTTCGACGACCGCCCCGACCTCGCCGACGCCAACGGTGTCTGGGACCTCGGATCATCGGAGGCCTCGGAGTTTGCGAAGCTCGCCGAGACGACGTACCGCGACGTCAACATCGGCCTGGCCAATCAGTTCGCCCGGTACGCCGACCAGATCGACGTCGACGTCCTCAAGGTGATCGACGCGTCCAACTCGCAGCCCTACAGCCACATCCACCGCCCCGGCATCGCCGTCGGTGGGCACTGCATCCCGATCTACCCGCGGCTCTACCTGTGGAACGACCCCGCGGCCACCGTCGTGACGGCCGCTCGCGAGGCGAACGCCGGCATGCCGTCGTACGCCCTCGACCTGCTGGCCGCTGCGCACGGCGACCTCACCGGTGTTCCGGTGCTGGTGCTCGGCGCGGCCTACCGCGGCGCGGTGAAGGAGACCGCCTTCTCCGGCGTCTTCCCGCTCGTCGAGGGGCTGAAGGCGCGCGGTGCCGTGCCGTTCGTGTCCGACCCGATGTACACCGACGCCGAACTCGAGGCGCTCGGCCTGCCCGCCCACGCGGGTGAGCCGGTGACGGCCGCGATCGTGCAGGCCGACCACCCGGAGTACAAGAAGCTCACGCCCGCCGACCTGCCCGGCGTCACCGTCCTGGTGGACGGTCGCCGTGCGACGGACGCCGACGCGTGGAACGTCGAGGGCGTCCGCCGGGTCGTCATCGGCGGCTGA
- a CDS encoding acyltransferase, producing the protein MNATVKDTAQVADSARLGDGTTVWELAQIREDATLGESCVIGRGAYVGTGVQMGDNCKLQNYALVYEPATLGNGVFIGPAAVLTNDQYPRSVSPDGDLKRAHDWEAVGVEIGDGASIGARAVCVAPLKVGAWALVAAGAVVTRDVPDFALVAGVPARRIGWVGRAGVRLTESAPGEWTCPATSDVYDEKDGVLSRR; encoded by the coding sequence GTGAATGCAACCGTCAAGGACACCGCGCAGGTCGCGGACTCGGCCCGGCTGGGCGATGGCACCACCGTCTGGGAGCTCGCCCAGATCCGGGAGGACGCGACTCTCGGCGAGAGCTGCGTCATCGGGCGTGGCGCCTACGTCGGCACCGGCGTCCAGATGGGCGACAACTGCAAGCTGCAGAACTACGCGCTCGTCTACGAACCCGCAACCCTCGGCAACGGCGTCTTCATCGGCCCGGCGGCCGTGCTGACCAACGACCAGTACCCGCGCTCCGTCTCGCCGGACGGCGACCTCAAGCGCGCCCACGACTGGGAAGCGGTCGGCGTCGAGATCGGCGACGGCGCCTCGATCGGCGCCCGCGCGGTCTGCGTGGCACCCCTCAAGGTCGGTGCCTGGGCGCTCGTGGCCGCGGGCGCCGTGGTCACCCGCGACGTCCCCGACTTCGCCCTGGTCGCCGGCGTCCCGGCCCGCCGCATCGGCTGGGTCGGCCGGGCCGGCGTACGCCTGACCGAGTCAGCGCCGGGCGAGTGGACCTGCCCGGCGACCAGCGACGTCTACGACGAGAAGGACGGCGTCCTCAGCCGCCGATGA
- the folP gene encoding dihydropteroate synthase, producing the protein MGVVNVTPDSFSDGGQYDDPQRAVAHGLQLLADGADILDVGGESTRPGATRPLLAEELDRVVPVIEELAAGGAVVSVDTMRAEVAARAVEAGAQIVNDVSGGLADPAILDVVARTGVTYVAMHWRAHSDRMQQLTDYDDRGVVEAVRAELADRVAAIRAAGIADERIVLDPGLGFAKLPHHNWELLRGLDQLAELGFPLLVGASRKTFLGRLLADGSGEPRPVAEREAAGVALSALLAAGVGGTPVWCLRVHDVRAHRDALAVAAQWNTQNADRAATGKERA; encoded by the coding sequence ATGGGCGTCGTCAACGTCACGCCCGACTCCTTCTCCGATGGTGGTCAGTACGACGACCCGCAGCGTGCGGTCGCGCACGGACTGCAGCTGCTGGCTGATGGCGCGGACATCCTCGACGTGGGGGGCGAGTCGACCCGGCCGGGCGCCACGCGGCCACTGCTCGCGGAGGAGCTCGACCGCGTCGTACCGGTGATCGAGGAGCTCGCCGCCGGGGGTGCCGTGGTGTCGGTCGACACCATGCGCGCCGAGGTCGCAGCGCGGGCGGTCGAGGCCGGTGCGCAGATCGTCAACGACGTCTCCGGCGGCTTGGCCGACCCGGCGATCCTGGACGTGGTGGCCCGGACGGGCGTCACCTATGTCGCGATGCACTGGCGCGCGCACAGCGACCGCATGCAGCAACTCACCGACTACGACGACCGGGGCGTCGTCGAGGCCGTGCGCGCCGAACTGGCCGACCGGGTGGCGGCGATCCGCGCTGCGGGCATCGCGGACGAACGGATCGTGCTGGACCCGGGCCTGGGGTTCGCGAAGCTGCCCCATCACAACTGGGAACTGCTCCGCGGACTCGACCAGCTCGCCGAACTCGGCTTCCCTCTGCTCGTCGGCGCGAGCCGCAAGACCTTCCTCGGACGGCTCCTGGCCGACGGCAGCGGTGAGCCCCGGCCCGTCGCTGAGCGGGAGGCAGCCGGTGTCGCGCTCTCCGCGCTGCTGGCGGCCGGTGTCGGCGGGACCCCCGTCTGGTGCCTGCGGGTCCACGATGTGCGCGCCCACCGCGACGCCCTTGCGGTTGCGGCACAGTGGAACACTCAGAACGCTGATCGGGCAGCGACGGGGAAGGAACGCGCGTGA
- the folB gene encoding dihydroneopterin aldolase gives MTDDPLDGPLDELSILGIECFAHHGVFDHERRDGQVFRFDLVLGVDTRPAAASDDLRDTVDYGSLVDQVVAEVTRDPVDLIETLVQRIADVCLLDRRVEWARVTVHKPDAPIQATFADVQLTVTRRRETPAAGDRTGKAEGPA, from the coding sequence GTGACGGACGATCCTCTGGACGGACCCCTGGATGAACTGAGCATCCTCGGCATCGAGTGCTTCGCACATCACGGCGTCTTCGACCACGAGCGACGGGACGGGCAGGTCTTCAGGTTCGACCTCGTTCTCGGCGTCGACACCCGACCAGCGGCCGCATCGGACGACTTGCGTGACACCGTGGACTACGGAAGCCTCGTGGACCAGGTAGTAGCGGAAGTGACGAGGGACCCGGTCGACCTGATCGAGACCCTCGTGCAGCGGATTGCCGATGTGTGTCTGTTGGACCGTCGTGTTGAATGGGCGCGTGTGACCGTGCACAAGCCGGATGCGCCGATCCAGGCGACGTTCGCCGACGTACAGCTCACCGTCACCCGTCGTCGTGAGACGCCTGCAGCGGGAGACCGAACCGGAAAGGCAGAGGGCCCAGCATGA
- the folK gene encoding 2-amino-4-hydroxy-6-hydroxymethyldihydropteridine diphosphokinase gives MTETPNPNIIDADTLTGEMRPIRRVVIGLGSNLGERFSNLQGAVDALADTPNVWVTGVSPVYESEPVDCPPDSATFLNAVVLIDTTLSAHRLLDRALAIEDAYDRMRSEVKNSPRTLDVDLIAVGDRRSDTEALRLPHPQAHERAFVLQPWSDLESDAEFPGLGPVSELLAKVDTSGLKPRADLVLEFE, from the coding sequence ATGACCGAGACCCCCAACCCGAACATCATCGATGCAGACACCCTGACGGGGGAGATGCGCCCCATTCGTCGGGTGGTGATCGGCCTCGGCTCGAACCTCGGTGAACGGTTTTCGAACCTCCAGGGCGCAGTCGATGCACTCGCCGACACCCCGAACGTGTGGGTCACTGGCGTCTCGCCGGTCTACGAGAGCGAACCGGTCGACTGCCCGCCGGACTCGGCGACCTTCCTCAACGCGGTGGTCCTGATCGACACCACGCTGTCGGCGCACCGCCTGCTCGACCGAGCCCTCGCCATCGAGGACGCCTACGACCGGATGCGCAGCGAGGTCAAGAACTCTCCGCGGACCCTCGACGTCGACCTGATCGCGGTCGGCGACCGTCGCAGCGACACCGAGGCACTCCGCCTGCCGCACCCGCAGGCGCACGAGCGCGCCTTCGTGCTGCAGCCGTGGAGCGACCTCGAGTCCGACGCCGAGTTCCCGGGCCTGGGCCCGGTCTCGGAACTGTTGGCCAAGGTGGACACGAGCGGCTTGAAGCCGCGCGCTGATCTGGTCCTCGAGTTCGAGTGA
- a CDS encoding DUF3180 domain-containing protein, which translates to MVSDPESEGGALRPTSLLSLLGWALVGLVGGWAVHPLCERLSVVPPLVTAPQPLALLLLAAILGYVAWATHRAVQVRRERLEAHKAVNRLVLARASALVGALVAGGYLGYAISWIGDPAELADERLVRSLIATGCAVAAAVAALLLERACRVRGDDPEPR; encoded by the coding sequence GTGGTCTCCGATCCGGAGTCCGAAGGCGGCGCCCTGCGGCCCACCTCGTTGCTCAGCCTGCTGGGCTGGGCGCTGGTGGGGCTGGTCGGTGGCTGGGCGGTGCATCCTCTCTGCGAACGGCTGAGCGTCGTACCGCCTCTCGTGACCGCGCCGCAGCCCCTGGCGCTGCTCCTGCTGGCCGCGATCCTCGGGTACGTCGCTTGGGCGACCCACCGGGCCGTGCAGGTACGACGAGAGCGGCTCGAGGCGCACAAGGCGGTCAATCGGCTGGTGCTGGCGCGGGCGAGTGCCCTGGTGGGTGCTCTGGTGGCCGGCGGGTACCTCGGCTATGCCATCAGCTGGATCGGCGACCCGGCTGAGTTGGCCGATGAGCGGCTGGTGCGGTCCCTGATCGCGACGGGCTGCGCGGTGGCCGCCGCGGTGGCGGCGCTCCTGCTCGAGCGGGCGTGCCGGGTGCGCGGGGACGACCCCGAGCCGCGCTGA